ATGCAAAAACTTTTGAGTAAGTTTAAAAACTTTAGGGTCTATTTCCGGAAAATAAGTATCCCCTTCCAACTCTACATGAATTCTAGTTAAATAAATTCTTTGCAATACAGGCATAGACTGACGGTAAATCTCCCCCCCTCCAATGATAAAAATTTCATTTTTTTCTATGCTTTTAGCATATGATAAGGCTTCTTCCAAATTTTGAAAAATCATGCAGTCTTTAGCCTTAAAGTTTTGATTTGATGTAACTACCAGATTTTTTCTTTCCGGCAGTGCTTTTCCCATAGATTCAAAAGTTTTTCTTCCCATTATAACGGGAAATCCTAAGGTTACTTTTTTGAAAAACTTAAAATCATCAGGTAAGTGCCACAATAATTGATTTCCCTTTCCTATCACATTATTCTCGGTTGCTGCAGCAATTGCAGATATTACAGGCCCAACTTCTTTCATAATATATAGTTTTTATACAGAAACTTCAGCTTTTATATGAGCTTGAGGATTGTAGTTAATAATTTCAAAATCTTCAAATTTAAATTGAAAAATGCTTTCCGGTTTAGATTTAATCACAAGTTTGGGTAGTTCTAAAGGTTCACGACTCAACTGTGTTTTAGCTTGTTCCACATGATTACTATACAAATGAACATCTCCGAAAGTATGAATAAACTCTCCAACTTCTAAGTTGCAAACTGATGCTATCATATGGGTTAGAAGTGCATAAGAAGCTATGTTAAAAGGAACACCCAGAAATGTGTCTGCACTTCTCTGATAAAGTTGACAAGAGAGTTTGCCTTCAGAAACATAAAACTGAAATAAACAATGACATGGAGGAAGAGCCATATCGGGAACATCCGTCGGATTCCAGGCCGTTACTATAAGCCTCCTTGAATCGGGATTCTTTTTAATCTGATCTATCACATTAGAAATCTGGTCGATAGTTTCTCCATTCTTACCGGGCCAGGACCTCCACTGTTTACCATACACAGGCCCTAATTCTCCATTCTCATCAGCCCACTCATCCCAAATACTCACTTTATTCTGTTTGAGATATTCAATATTTGTTTCTCCGCGCAAGAACCATAATAATTCATGAAAAATGGATCGGGTATGTAGTTTTTTAGTGGTCAGTAATGGAAATCCTTCTTTCAAATCAAAACGCATTTGATATCCGAAAAGACTGTAAGTACCGGTTCCGGTCCTGTCACTTTTAAATGTTCCCTTAGTTAATAAATCATCAAGTAACTGTAAGTAGATTTTCATTGATTGCGATATGTTTTTTTTAAAAATAATTCCTGATAATAAATGTAACATTTTTCTCTAAAAACAGTAAATATATTAAAATTTATTTTCCTTAGAAATTCGATCTCCTTTATGGCTTACTTAAATTTATATTGGATTAAACGCATACTATTTATAGTTTGTATGTTTTTTCTAATGCACTCCTTAAAGGCTGAAATATACCCACAACTTGATAGTTTAGAAAAAGTTGCCTCAGAAAAAAATAAAAATAATACCGGTCAATATACCACTGATTTAATTGAAATTTACAAAATACTAAATAAAGAATATTTAAACTTTGACCCGGTTAAAGCTATCGATGCTTCCCGAATGGCAATAGAATTTGCAAAGGAATCAAAAGATACATTGTTACTTGCATACACTAACACTCACTTTGGAAATGCATACAGAAATCTGGGTTATTATGAAATTGCTTTAGAGCATTTTTTTAATAGTAAAAACATTTTAAAAAGCATAAAAGATTACGGTGCCATCTCATATTCCTATAACGACATAGGAAACATTTATTATGACCAGAATATGTTCACAGATGCTTTAAAGTACTACAATAAAGCTTATAATATCAGCTTACTTCAATCAAATAACAGACCAAAGGCAGTATCCTTAAACAACATAGGACTTGTTTATTTAAATAAAGAACAATATGATAATGCGATACAAAAATTCTTAAAAGCTCTACACTACAGGAAGTCCGGTGGTAACAATGCTTTAATTGCTCATTCATATAATTATTTGGGATATGCTTATAGTTTGAAAGGAGATAAGGAGATTTCTCTTAAATATTTTGTAGATGCTATTAATCTCTACAAAGAAAATTTTCAGGAAAATGAACTTGGAAATGTATACAGATTTATGATATCTCTATATCAGGATGATTATGAAAAAGCTTTTCACTACTATGACTTGGCAAAAGATATTTTCAGTAAAAGAGACAATCTCTATAACTTAAGTATCTTAAAAACAGAAATGGCACTTATGCTTATCAATATTGAGAAGTATAATGAAGCTGAATCTCTTCTATTAGAATCAATAGAAATAGCTAAAAATAAGGGATTTTTAAGACATATTTGTAAAAATTATGACATTTTAAAAGAGACTTATGTAAGTCTGGGGAAACATGATTTAGCTTTAGATGCTTATAAAAGTTATGTGAATTTTAAAGATAGCATACAGTTTAACGATATACACGAAAAATATGCTCAAATGCAAATCCGATTTGAGTTAAAACAGAAAGATCAGGAATTGGCTGAAGCCGAAAAAATTAAAAACATCCAAAAAACAGAACTTAAAAAGACAAAACTATTTTATCAGATATTAACGCTTCTCATAGTTGTACTGCTTGTATTTATCGGGTTCATAATGATTTCTTATACAAATAAAGTACAGACCAACAGACAGCTCGCTCTTAAAAAAGATATAATCGAAAGTCAGAAGGAAAAAATTCTAGTAAATAATAATGAGCTGAAAAAAGCTAAAGAACTAGCAGAGATGTCCTCAAAAGCGAAAGGTCAGTTCCTTTCAAATATTACGCATGAAATCAGAACTCCAATGAGCGGAATTATAGGAATGACAGATTTGATTATTCAAAGTCACCCTAATGAAGCTTTCACACCGGAACTAAAGTCTATAAAATTTTCTGCTGAAAAGCTGCTTTCAATTATAAATGAAATCTTAAACTACTCTAAGTTAGAAAGTAAAGAGGTTGAATTAGAAAGTATTTCTTTTGATGTTTATGAACTCATGGATGAACTAATAAAGTCTATCAGAGCAAATAAAACAAATAACGATATAAAATTAATACTTGATATTGATAAATCTACTCCAAAATATATTCAGGGAGACCCTACTAAGTTGTATCAAATTATATTAAACCTGGTGGGTAATGCTTTTAAATTTACTGAGAAAGGATATGTAAAAGTTAAAGTTAAAGCGGAGCCGATATCCAACAACGAGCATGCTTTCACCTTTATAGTGGAAGATACCGGAATCGGAGTAGAAAAATCTAAACTTGAGAGTATATTTGACTCATTTAAGCAAGCAGAACCTAATATTCACCGAAGATTTGGCGGCACCGGTTTAGGACTTTCAATTGTAAAAAATCTGGTAAATATACACAAAGGAGATATCAAGGTAGAAAGCGAACCCGGAGTGGGATCTAAATTTATTGTAAAAATAAACTTAAAGATTTCAAAGGAAACAACAGCTAAAATCAATCCGCCAAAAGAGAATTTAGATAGCATTCTAAACAACATGACTGTTCTTCTGGTCGATGATGAACCCATAAATCTTGAAGTAAATAGAAGGATACTGATGAATGCAGGTGCAAATGTACATACAGAAACAGACGGGTTTTATGCCTTCGAAAAAGCGCCTGAAATAAATCCGGGACTAATCATATTAGACCTTGAAATGCCACGCATGGATGGCTTAGAATGCACTACTGAACTTAGAAAATTAGAAAAGTTTGCAAAAAATCATTTCACCATAATTGGGCTCACCGCTGATATTTTTCCGGAAACCAAAAAGAAAGCAATTTCTGCCGGAATGGATTATTTGTTGACCAAACCTCTAAAAATAGAGTTGCTTAAAGAAAAGCTAAGAATGATTCAAAAGAAAAAAGAAGCCCAATCAAAGATTGCTTAATTTTAAGTGTATTTTAAACGTACAAAAGGCATACAGCATACACGGCAACGCCTTCCTTTCTTCCAATAAACCCCATCTTTTCGTTAGTAGTTGCTTTTACGGTA
Above is a genomic segment from Chitinophagaceae bacterium containing:
- a CDS encoding thymidylate synthase, coding for MKIYLQLLDDLLTKGTFKSDRTGTGTYSLFGYQMRFDLKEGFPLLTTKKLHTRSIFHELLWFLRGETNIEYLKQNKVSIWDEWADENGELGPVYGKQWRSWPGKNGETIDQISNVIDQIKKNPDSRRLIVTAWNPTDVPDMALPPCHCLFQFYVSEGKLSCQLYQRSADTFLGVPFNIASYALLTHMIASVCNLEVGEFIHTFGDVHLYSNHVEQAKTQLSREPLELPKLVIKSKPESIFQFKFEDFEIINYNPQAHIKAEVSV
- a CDS encoding dihydrofolate reductase, which codes for MKEVGPVISAIAAATENNVIGKGNQLLWHLPDDFKFFKKVTLGFPVIMGRKTFESMGKALPERKNLVVTSNQNFKAKDCMIFQNLEEALSYAKSIEKNEIFIIGGGEIYRQSMPVLQRIYLTRIHVELEGDTYFPEIDPKVFKLTQKFLHPKDEKHKYAFTFEIYDKLSD
- a CDS encoding response regulator; this encodes MAYLNLYWIKRILFIVCMFFLMHSLKAEIYPQLDSLEKVASEKNKNNTGQYTTDLIEIYKILNKEYLNFDPVKAIDASRMAIEFAKESKDTLLLAYTNTHFGNAYRNLGYYEIALEHFFNSKNILKSIKDYGAISYSYNDIGNIYYDQNMFTDALKYYNKAYNISLLQSNNRPKAVSLNNIGLVYLNKEQYDNAIQKFLKALHYRKSGGNNALIAHSYNYLGYAYSLKGDKEISLKYFVDAINLYKENFQENELGNVYRFMISLYQDDYEKAFHYYDLAKDIFSKRDNLYNLSILKTEMALMLINIEKYNEAESLLLESIEIAKNKGFLRHICKNYDILKETYVSLGKHDLALDAYKSYVNFKDSIQFNDIHEKYAQMQIRFELKQKDQELAEAEKIKNIQKTELKKTKLFYQILTLLIVVLLVFIGFIMISYTNKVQTNRQLALKKDIIESQKEKILVNNNELKKAKELAEMSSKAKGQFLSNITHEIRTPMSGIIGMTDLIIQSHPNEAFTPELKSIKFSAEKLLSIINEILNYSKLESKEVELESISFDVYELMDELIKSIRANKTNNDIKLILDIDKSTPKYIQGDPTKLYQIILNLVGNAFKFTEKGYVKVKVKAEPISNNEHAFTFIVEDTGIGVEKSKLESIFDSFKQAEPNIHRRFGGTGLGLSIVKNLVNIHKGDIKVESEPGVGSKFIVKINLKISKETTAKINPPKENLDSILNNMTVLLVDDEPINLEVNRRILMNAGANVHTETDGFYAFEKAPEINPGLIILDLEMPRMDGLECTTELRKLEKFAKNHFTIIGLTADIFPETKKKAISAGMDYLLTKPLKIELLKEKLRMIQKKKEAQSKIA